One genomic region from Candidatus Caldarchaeum subterraneum encodes:
- a CDS encoding sugar ABC transporter ATP-binding protein: MMDVRLENISKTFGGKPVLKNITLEIRKGEFFTILGPSGSGKTTILRIIAGLEKPDQGKVYFNNINVTDTPAHDREVSMIFQSLALYPHLTVFENIAFPLRVRKRGEEDVKKTVREIASTLRIEDILNRNISSLSGGEKQRVALARALIYQPKIFLMDEPLTGLEPAFRQELRREIRTIQRSTGITTVYVTHDQVEAFSLADRVALLHEGVLQCVDEPQRVYEKPENLFVAKFVGDTPLNMFTGTVEPVGNGALVKIEDIGVVFRANITKMPAGGKVLVAARAEAFRVDENHAALSGVVVGREVLGDRIVYTVDVKGREIVVKTGADTIHNKSAQIRLAVDVDKLMLFDEEGRRL; encoded by the coding sequence TTGATGGATGTACGGCTTGAAAACATTAGCAAAACATTCGGCGGCAAACCTGTGCTGAAAAATATCACTCTAGAGATTAGGAAGGGAGAGTTCTTCACGATACTGGGCCCGTCAGGAAGCGGTAAAACCACAATCCTGAGAATAATAGCTGGGCTTGAGAAACCAGACCAAGGAAAAGTTTACTTCAACAACATAAATGTGACAGATACACCGGCGCATGACAGAGAAGTCTCGATGATTTTCCAGAGCTTGGCTCTTTACCCTCATCTCACTGTCTTCGAAAACATAGCGTTCCCCCTGAGGGTTAGGAAGCGGGGGGAGGAGGATGTAAAGAAAACAGTGAGAGAGATAGCGTCTACCCTACGTATAGAGGACATTCTCAACAGGAATATATCATCTTTGAGCGGGGGAGAGAAACAGCGTGTAGCCTTGGCCCGGGCTCTCATATACCAGCCTAAAATCTTCCTGATGGATGAGCCTCTAACAGGACTCGAACCCGCGTTCAGACAAGAGCTTAGAAGAGAGATTAGAACCATCCAGCGTTCAACAGGCATCACAACGGTTTACGTGACACATGACCAGGTTGAAGCCTTTTCCTTAGCGGACAGGGTTGCACTTCTCCATGAGGGGGTTCTACAATGTGTCGACGAGCCTCAGAGAGTTTACGAGAAACCGGAGAACCTATTTGTCGCAAAGTTTGTGGGCGACACTCCCCTAAACATGTTTACTGGGACTGTGGAACCTGTTGGCAACGGTGCTTTGGTGAAAATCGAGGACATAGGGGTTGTTTTCCGAGCGAACATCACAAAGATGCCGGCTGGTGGAAAGGTCTTGGTGGCCGCTAGGGCTGAAGCCTTCCGGGTTGATGAAAACCACGCCGCTTTGTCAGGTGTTGTTGTTGGAAGAGAGGTTTTAGGCGACAGGATTGTTTACACCGTCGACGTGAAAGGCCGTGAAATCGTTGTCAAAACAGGCGCCGACACTATCCACAACAAATCCGCCCAGATACGTCTAGCTGTTGATGTTGATAAGTTGATGTTGTTCGACGAAGAGGGTAGGAGACTGTGA
- a CDS encoding multiple sugar ABC transporter permease, with protein MRTSAVLLFAPAIALAAITIAYPLAMSLYVSLHDMGPGGWVFAGPKHYVQILTDRFFYQSLLVSVVYSLMSVFSALLLGVLAAFVVRGVGGGRRVVEGFLAVPLAVSPILAGIVWSPPAVWDDLNTVLHHVFGLGFIDVTDPLVYFPVMVLSEAWVWSPLFMLAVVVVLDNIPRDCMEAAELTGASRLQIFNLVYLPAILRSRVVAMLVALKVVDFFRSFEIPFAWSFWVRESQLGAPTDTLSLMLFKLLLTPRPDGTIPIPYISTVSSVLMLVSLLSSLLIWRQLNLFWRKTI; from the coding sequence GTGAGAACCTCTGCTGTTCTGCTTTTTGCACCCGCTATAGCTCTAGCGGCGATTACCATCGCCTATCCTCTCGCGATGTCCCTATACGTAAGTCTGCATGACATGGGGCCCGGGGGATGGGTTTTCGCAGGCCCGAAACACTACGTTCAAATTTTAACAGACAGATTCTTTTACCAATCCCTTCTGGTTTCAGTCGTTTATTCGTTGATGTCTGTTTTTTCAGCGTTGCTGCTAGGTGTTTTAGCAGCGTTTGTGGTTAGAGGGGTGGGTGGTGGGAGGAGGGTTGTGGAGGGCTTTCTAGCGGTTCCGCTGGCGGTTTCACCTATTTTGGCAGGCATCGTTTGGTCTCCGCCCGCCGTGTGGGACGACCTCAACACCGTGCTTCACCATGTCTTCGGCCTTGGTTTCATAGACGTCACAGACCCCCTAGTCTATTTCCCTGTGATGGTTCTCTCAGAGGCGTGGGTTTGGTCGCCGCTGTTCATGCTGGCTGTAGTTGTGGTCCTAGATAATATACCGAGGGACTGTATGGAGGCGGCTGAGCTGACAGGGGCCTCACGTCTTCAGATATTCAACTTGGTTTATCTTCCCGCAATCCTCCGCTCCCGTGTAGTCGCCATGCTTGTCGCCCTGAAGGTAGTTGATTTCTTCAGGTCGTTTGAAATTCCTTTTGCGTGGAGTTTCTGGGTGAGAGAGTCTCAGCTAGGCGCTCCAACTGATACGTTGAGCCTTATGCTGTTCAAGCTTTTGTTAACACCTCGACCAGACGGAACCATACCGATACCCTACATATCGACGGTTTCATCCGTTCTCATGCTTGTCAGCCTGCTCTCCTCGCTGCTCATCTGGAGACAGCTAAACCTGTTCTGGAGGAAGACAATATGA
- a CDS encoding multiple sugar ABC transporter permease encodes MRLLTYLTLTILALFYYYPIIVIVLEGFDADISPLLAPGIRLIGGVPYYSGGFTPSLVYYVDMFTTQSFQRLIINSLVIGVGSTALALLVGLFAAYGLTFYFKQMSGKYDYVMLVMRSVPPFLLIIPLLLTLSSLGMWDTYPGMILSYLILNSPIAYLIMRSLLAEMPRDIVDSAMVMGCRPLTAVVKVVVPVLIPSILVSVVFMFVLTWNEFLLASVLTGPYARTVSVGVWSGVGEQIGTFRTVEFEAQAAAGTVALIPASLLILLIRRRLVRLFTFS; translated from the coding sequence ATGAGGCTTTTGACTTATCTGACGCTAACCATTCTTGCACTTTTCTATTACTATCCGATAATCGTCATCGTTCTGGAGGGGTTTGACGCAGATATTTCGCCTCTGCTGGCTCCGGGCATAAGGCTCATAGGCGGCGTTCCCTATTACTCGGGCGGTTTTACTCCCTCGTTGGTTTACTATGTGGACATGTTCACGACGCAGAGCTTTCAGCGGCTTATAATCAACAGCCTAGTCATAGGCGTTGGCAGCACAGCCCTGGCGCTGCTTGTCGGGTTGTTCGCAGCCTATGGGCTGACTTTTTACTTCAAGCAGATGTCGGGTAAATACGACTACGTCATGCTGGTGATGAGAAGTGTGCCACCGTTTCTGCTCATAATTCCCCTGCTGCTTACTTTGAGCAGTCTAGGGATGTGGGACACGTATCCTGGCATGATTCTATCATACCTCATCCTCAACTCGCCGATAGCTTACTTGATTATGAGGTCTCTGTTGGCTGAGATGCCTAGAGACATTGTGGACTCGGCTATGGTTATGGGATGTCGTCCTTTGACAGCGGTTGTCAAGGTTGTTGTCCCGGTTCTCATCCCAAGTATTCTTGTGTCGGTTGTGTTTATGTTTGTACTGACCTGGAACGAGTTTCTTCTCGCCAGCGTTTTAACTGGGCCTTATGCGAGGACTGTGAGCGTGGGTGTCTGGAGCGGTGTTGGTGAGCAGATTGGGACATTCAGAACTGTGGAGTTTGAGGCTCAGGCGGCGGCTGGTACGGTGGCCTTAATCCCGGCAAGCCTGTTAATCCTGCTCATTAGACGGAGGTTAGTTAGGCTGTTTACTTTTTCTTGA
- a CDS encoding kelch repeat protein produces the protein MMVIQQIFNNTPPSLSLAALRRRQVLGVAASVAAAGAFYLIYSFSGPVREQRPTSGATETTTMTPYHTTQNTATDTSLTTPATTVVQQPHHTTQVTAKETSTTTAATTGIQPRWLVEEPLPMALTEVAMVSDGKSLFLAGGLTAEGNASSHFFSYNVELKKWRELAPMPAPLHHVGLVYLNNRVYLLGGYDNRWNAQRKAYAYRVNRDVWEELSPLPVARAALTAQAVKDVLYAVGGARGNMPLNINEAYDPTSNEWKPMAPMSIAREHLTSGAVEGKMYAIGGRVVSANTMTNLNVVEEYDVEKNVWRFRKPMPTARSGLAAAVVGGLIYVCGGESQVKTFGEVEAYDPVSDTWLKVAEMVTPRHGLGVAAAGDKIFTVAGGPRPGLYVSDVNEALALG, from the coding sequence ATGATGGTTATCCAGCAAATATTTAACAACACCCCGCCTTCATTAAGTTTGGCGGCATTGAGGAGGAGACAGGTTTTGGGGGTGGCGGCCTCGGTTGCCGCGGCTGGAGCATTCTATCTCATATATTCTTTTTCGGGCCCGGTTCGGGAACAGAGGCCCACATCAGGGGCAACTGAAACAACAACCATGACACCATATCACACCACTCAGAATACAGCGACAGATACTAGCTTAACTACGCCAGCCACCACCGTCGTGCAGCAACCACATCATACTACTCAGGTTACAGCGAAGGAAACAAGCACAACCACCGCAGCCACCACTGGTATTCAGCCACGCTGGCTCGTTGAAGAACCTCTGCCCATGGCGCTAACCGAGGTGGCCATGGTTTCGGACGGTAAGTCTCTCTTTCTGGCGGGAGGGTTGACCGCCGAAGGAAACGCTTCTTCACACTTCTTCTCCTACAACGTTGAGCTTAAGAAGTGGCGGGAGCTGGCCCCTATGCCTGCGCCGCTTCACCACGTGGGGCTAGTTTACCTAAACAACAGGGTCTACCTATTGGGAGGCTACGACAACAGGTGGAACGCACAGAGAAAAGCATACGCATACAGGGTCAACAGAGATGTCTGGGAGGAGCTCAGCCCACTGCCTGTTGCCAGAGCCGCCTTAACCGCCCAAGCCGTGAAAGATGTGTTGTATGCTGTGGGAGGAGCAAGGGGCAACATGCCCCTAAACATTAACGAAGCCTACGACCCTACATCCAACGAGTGGAAACCCATGGCTCCGATGTCTATAGCCCGTGAGCATCTGACCTCCGGCGCAGTTGAGGGAAAAATGTATGCAATAGGTGGTAGAGTTGTCTCGGCTAACACGATGACCAACCTAAATGTTGTTGAGGAATACGATGTAGAAAAAAATGTATGGCGGTTTAGGAAACCCATGCCGACGGCTAGGAGCGGATTGGCAGCCGCGGTGGTAGGGGGATTGATTTATGTCTGCGGCGGCGAAAGCCAGGTGAAGACCTTCGGAGAGGTGGAGGCTTACGACCCTGTTTCAGACACGTGGCTGAAAGTGGCTGAGATGGTGACTCCTAGGCATGGGCTGGGGGTTGCCGCTGCGGGTGACAAAATATTCACCGTCGCAGGAGGGCCGAGGCCGGGGCTTTACGTCAGCGACGTAAACGAGGCACTGGCTCTGGGATGA
- a CDS encoding quinoprotein alcohol dehydrogenase — protein sequence MNLGKNLRLSIAAAFMVLLFSPLVLAQQQSVDWARYNSVPGNWNYSPQTQLNKENIKFLEIKWAFPVPPASVGDPFFSGSEGVIHTPLVYKGVVYFVTNWHRVYALDLATGKTLWTQTLQPPKEFVDELTAGKPPIWEPFFRGHFHQIHIFEIDGRPYLFLITNYYYLVAIDPFTGDIRLRWPVFTADYLSQVPGNRGVYDISTPSFVIDTKRKILVTGVSTPEDQGAGRGFFVGVDLKPWLEGRGNPQIIWRAFHIPPQDGSDPEWTLKMVDQMRGAWIWDGEKLVNIKTLPAEQKRQLLYDDWGYARFVQRYPSEKVSYAGNGAGWGGAYAVDEDKGVAFVATNQASPDWNATFRPGPNLWSASILALNIETGQPIWGVQTTTHDLYDWDCSWSVVYLKDVQIGGQRRDAVIKGCKNGVVYALNAEDGSLLWAFNSWDPAKNGGDPRYGIKPSKYSKFLNPLNPQDMNWRWQGEWTDDANYLRARGKFYQNPPATGGIESDPAYDPVRNRLFVAVYNSPSAFSLANVGPGTGWPNGWGVAFETLPTQPTNTTLYAIDVATGRVVWNVFIPDVPYRGGITTTNGLVFTTFNDGTIRVFDADTGAELRRIMIAGPVMTQPAIATTADGKVRIIFPVSNPLPGFWAPTALSGFVTSLGLPDVVAERTVQQTVVQTLSTEVTRTQTQEVTRVQTQVQTLVTTRVTEVTVEVVPTWVYVLAGAAVVAVAGAAVTAARTRRR from the coding sequence ATGAATCTTGGAAAAAATTTGCGGCTTTCCATCGCTGCGGCATTCATGGTTTTGCTGTTTTCGCCGCTGGTTCTTGCACAGCAGCAGTCGGTGGACTGGGCTAGGTACAACAGCGTACCCGGTAACTGGAACTACAGCCCACAGACACAGCTAAACAAAGAAAACATAAAATTCCTTGAGATCAAGTGGGCTTTTCCCGTACCTCCCGCATCTGTGGGCGACCCGTTCTTCTCAGGTTCAGAGGGAGTAATACATACTCCGCTGGTCTACAAAGGAGTAGTGTACTTCGTGACTAACTGGCACCGTGTGTATGCCCTAGACCTCGCCACTGGTAAAACGTTGTGGACACAGACACTGCAGCCGCCCAAAGAATTTGTAGATGAACTAACGGCTGGAAAGCCTCCTATTTGGGAGCCTTTCTTTAGGGGGCATTTCCATCAGATACACATCTTCGAGATTGATGGAAGACCATACCTCTTTCTAATAACCAACTACTACTACCTCGTTGCCATAGACCCGTTCACAGGCGATATACGGCTACGGTGGCCTGTGTTTACAGCTGATTACTTGAGCCAGGTCCCAGGTAATAGAGGAGTCTACGACATATCTACGCCAAGCTTCGTCATTGACACGAAACGTAAGATATTGGTAACAGGGGTATCGACTCCAGAAGACCAGGGCGCCGGCCGCGGGTTCTTTGTGGGTGTTGATTTGAAGCCTTGGCTTGAGGGCCGTGGCAATCCCCAGATAATTTGGCGCGCGTTCCATATTCCGCCGCAGGATGGCAGTGACCCCGAGTGGACTTTGAAGATGGTTGACCAGATGAGGGGTGCATGGATATGGGATGGTGAGAAGCTCGTCAACATCAAGACTCTTCCAGCCGAACAGAAGCGGCAGCTTCTTTACGACGACTGGGGGTATGCAAGGTTTGTGCAGCGGTATCCCAGTGAGAAGGTTAGCTACGCAGGCAACGGAGCCGGCTGGGGAGGAGCATACGCCGTCGACGAAGACAAGGGTGTTGCATTCGTGGCGACGAACCAAGCTAGCCCCGACTGGAACGCAACCTTCAGACCAGGCCCCAACCTCTGGAGCGCGTCTATCCTAGCCCTTAACATCGAGACCGGCCAGCCCATCTGGGGTGTCCAGACGACGACACACGACCTTTATGACTGGGACTGTTCTTGGAGCGTTGTCTACCTTAAGGATGTGCAGATAGGTGGGCAGAGACGCGACGCAGTAATCAAAGGATGTAAGAATGGTGTCGTCTACGCCTTAAACGCGGAAGACGGTTCATTATTATGGGCCTTCAACTCATGGGACCCGGCCAAGAACGGCGGAGACCCACGATACGGAATCAAGCCATCAAAATATTCCAAGTTCCTTAACCCACTCAACCCACAGGACATGAACTGGAGATGGCAAGGAGAATGGACTGACGACGCTAATTACTTGAGGGCTCGTGGAAAGTTTTATCAAAATCCACCTGCAACAGGAGGGATTGAGAGCGACCCCGCCTACGACCCAGTTAGAAACAGGCTGTTCGTAGCCGTCTACAATTCGCCCAGCGCATTCTCATTAGCAAACGTGGGACCTGGTACCGGTTGGCCCAATGGATGGGGTGTAGCTTTTGAAACACTGCCAACTCAGCCAACCAACACCACACTCTATGCCATAGATGTCGCAACCGGACGCGTAGTCTGGAACGTCTTCATACCCGATGTGCCCTACAGAGGAGGTATCACTACAACCAACGGCTTAGTATTCACGACTTTCAACGATGGAACAATCAGGGTTTTTGACGCGGACACGGGCGCTGAACTGAGACGCATAATGATAGCTGGGCCTGTGATGACACAACCAGCGATAGCGACAACAGCCGACGGAAAAGTAAGAATAATCTTCCCCGTCTCCAACCCATTGCCAGGATTCTGGGCCCCCACAGCATTATCGGGCTTCGTTACCTCGCTCGGACTCCCCGATGTCGTTGCTGAACGCACCGTCCAACAAACTGTTGTCCAGACTTTGAGTACCGAGGTGACAAGAACCCAGACCCAGGAGGTGACACGTGTTCAGACCCAGGTGCAGACATTGGTTACAACCAGGGTGACGGAGGTGACTGTCGAAGTTGTTCCGACCTGGGTCTACGTGCTGGCCGGCGCAGCGGTGGTAGCGGTAGCGGGTGCGGCGGTGACAGCCGCCAGAACCAGAAGAAGATAA
- a CDS encoding short-chain dehydrogenase/reductase has translation MPYRHGDWVVLVTGASSGIGRATALEFARLGSTVVGVARRLDELLKVAEEAASFGGRFKPLRCDVSDKEQVYNTVKETVENYGRVDVLVNNAGFGLYGEFKDFGLEEVEYQVSVNLMGVIYFVKAVLPHMLGQRFGRIVNVSSLAGFITVPKMNLYCAVKSAVTVLSRALDMQLKKHNIRVSAVCPGSVDTAFFQNPSFYSRGGRPLGPLIKAEKVAKTIVSAAEKGGGVRVVPSYYWAAVYLLNTLPFMYRLVEKVAP, from the coding sequence ATGCCCTATAGACATGGTGATTGGGTTGTTTTGGTCACCGGGGCTTCAAGCGGGATAGGTAGGGCGACGGCGCTGGAGTTTGCCCGTCTCGGCTCGACAGTAGTGGGTGTGGCCAGGCGGCTGGATGAGCTGCTAAAGGTCGCCGAAGAAGCAGCTTCCTTCGGTGGAAGGTTTAAGCCGCTGCGGTGCGATGTTTCTGACAAAGAGCAAGTCTACAACACTGTCAAAGAGACTGTTGAGAATTATGGACGCGTAGATGTTTTGGTTAACAACGCCGGCTTTGGGCTTTACGGTGAGTTTAAGGACTTCGGGCTAGAGGAGGTTGAGTACCAGGTCAGCGTAAACTTGATGGGTGTTATCTACTTTGTCAAAGCAGTGCTGCCCCACATGCTTGGTCAAAGGTTCGGCAGGATAGTAAATGTCTCTTCCCTCGCAGGCTTCATCACCGTGCCTAAAATGAATCTATATTGCGCCGTCAAATCAGCTGTAACAGTTCTTTCACGAGCCCTTGACATGCAGTTGAAGAAACACAACATAAGAGTTTCAGCTGTCTGCCCCGGCTCTGTCGACACAGCTTTCTTCCAAAACCCAAGCTTCTACTCCAGAGGAGGTCGTCCATTGGGCCCTCTCATAAAAGCTGAGAAAGTAGCCAAGACAATCGTTTCAGCGGCGGAGAAAGGCGGAGGAGTCCGGGTGGTCCCATCATACTACTGGGCAGCTGTATATCTTCTGAACACCCTGCCGTTCATGTATCGATTGGTTGAGAAGGTGGCGCCCTGA
- a CDS encoding multiple sugar ABC transporter substrate-binding protein produces MDDVQKMITRRKTLSLLAGAAAAGVLASYGLFSTQSQTPSQTRDIRAVLAGAGRVNPPDQYVEFMEWLAEVSKNIETGKEPAVALMAESAALAVQRIDGEFFLASGLASRLDVSPYPVHVSKTLSSLTVGASIYDAVAVESFDVNLFINYFTPVQDFMEKYREYTYEKFRLDDFLPESLNLVGVYPPKLDSGGEKGNVVMLPFSTPTMINFYRRDIYEKNGHEPPATWEEYLEDLKALNNPSEGFFATAQQVGSDVGIVTEFNNLVHSFGGRLFEVSDGKIIPVMDSDAVVEALKMYSSIRPYADPASISYDWDAVATAMRRGRIVQAILWQDYAWMMDDPVRSVVVNKVGYKPNPAGPAGSFHQFVGDGVGLVKNGKNPVAMWLWLQWATEVGTRIILMLDEKARVVPIRRSVLMDRNVQSTLENPKFSSVKVVKEILEMKQVASIPPLPRANQVFFIMGRYLRSGWSGADPRQTLREMKNEIESLDSLSY; encoded by the coding sequence GTGGACGATGTCCAGAAGATGATTACACGGCGGAAAACTCTATCCCTATTAGCGGGGGCGGCCGCAGCCGGAGTCTTGGCGTCCTATGGATTATTTTCAACTCAGTCACAGACACCTAGCCAAACACGTGACATTAGAGCGGTGTTGGCAGGAGCAGGCAGGGTGAACCCTCCGGACCAGTATGTCGAGTTCATGGAGTGGTTGGCTGAGGTTTCAAAGAACATAGAGACCGGTAAAGAGCCGGCAGTGGCGTTGATGGCCGAGTCGGCTGCCTTAGCTGTGCAGAGAATAGATGGTGAGTTTTTCCTAGCCTCTGGGCTGGCCTCAAGGCTAGACGTGTCACCTTACCCTGTTCATGTTTCAAAGACACTTTCGTCACTCACGGTGGGAGCGTCAATATACGACGCCGTGGCGGTTGAATCTTTTGATGTTAATCTATTCATAAACTACTTCACACCTGTTCAAGACTTCATGGAAAAATACCGCGAATACACATATGAGAAATTTAGGCTGGATGATTTCTTGCCTGAGTCCTTGAACCTTGTCGGAGTCTATCCGCCTAAGCTGGATAGTGGTGGGGAAAAAGGGAATGTGGTCATGCTGCCCTTCAGCACGCCGACCATGATAAACTTCTACAGAAGAGACATCTACGAAAAAAACGGACACGAGCCTCCAGCGACATGGGAGGAGTATCTCGAAGACCTAAAAGCTTTGAACAACCCCTCCGAAGGATTTTTCGCGACAGCTCAGCAGGTCGGAAGTGACGTCGGAATAGTTACGGAGTTCAACAACCTTGTCCATAGCTTCGGTGGCAGGCTTTTTGAAGTAAGCGATGGCAAGATAATTCCTGTAATGGATTCTGACGCCGTTGTGGAGGCGTTGAAAATGTATTCTTCTATCAGACCTTATGCCGACCCGGCGTCAATATCCTACGACTGGGATGCCGTCGCAACTGCTATGAGACGAGGCAGGATTGTTCAGGCAATTCTTTGGCAGGATTATGCATGGATGATGGATGACCCTGTGAGGTCCGTTGTTGTCAACAAGGTCGGGTATAAGCCTAACCCAGCTGGGCCGGCTGGCTCTTTTCACCAGTTTGTGGGCGATGGCGTAGGTCTCGTAAAAAACGGTAAGAACCCAGTTGCTATGTGGCTATGGCTTCAATGGGCCACAGAGGTGGGTACAAGGATTATATTGATGCTGGACGAGAAAGCCAGAGTCGTGCCTATACGCAGAAGCGTTTTAATGGATAGAAATGTCCAGTCAACTCTGGAGAATCCAAAGTTTTCATCCGTCAAAGTAGTCAAAGAAATTTTGGAGATGAAGCAGGTTGCTTCCATACCTCCACTACCTCGGGCAAACCAGGTCTTTTTCATAATGGGGCGATACCTGAGAAGCGGATGGTCGGGCGCCGACCCGCGTCAAACTTTGAGGGAAATGAAGAATGAAATCGAGTCTCTCGACTCTCTTAGTTACTAG
- a CDS encoding major facilitator superfamily MFS, which translates to MAGWVPITYLIVITALMPLLGQYSDSKSRKNMFIVGLLIFASAAYLSSTAFTIYELLVYRALQGIGAALVLANSRALIVDVFEEKGGGLAMGVHVAVIYSALLMGPLLGGVILTLTSLIGWRDVFLLNVPVCLVSAALVYITYPREKALHKKSAEKIDWLSGILLLIGVFNLLGGVTLWPIHKGIIEVLVEEVRIFGLYLRPFFYISFPAWLMVALGLLSVMLYVFRERRKSDSQVIPLKLLSTNTRLRSASLAILLLYSAHHGVWVVVSFYLTALMGLDPVTAGFVLGVLPLTVLAVSPIGGLLSDKYGYSAVSTLGLFICSLALFALSLVSQQSSIIYVAISLTILGIGIGLFAAPNTNSALASVEPETRAQVNGLMGFMRHLGQTLSIALSTIILDYSIGYEKFLEGGVIEINSFIRGVSFNFLLGGVIAAIAAVIVLWHEVLARNRG; encoded by the coding sequence GTGGCAGGCTGGGTTCCCATAACCTATCTGATAGTGATAACGGCTTTGATGCCGCTGCTGGGCCAGTACTCTGACAGCAAGAGCCGGAAAAACATGTTTATCGTAGGCTTGCTCATCTTCGCCTCCGCAGCCTATCTCTCTAGCACAGCTTTCACAATCTACGAGCTTCTCGTTTACAGAGCTCTTCAGGGAATCGGTGCAGCGCTGGTCTTAGCCAATAGCCGTGCCTTGATAGTTGATGTCTTCGAGGAGAAGGGGGGAGGCCTCGCCATGGGTGTGCACGTTGCAGTAATCTATTCGGCGCTTTTGATGGGACCGCTGCTGGGAGGGGTTATTCTGACCTTGACGAGCCTTATTGGCTGGCGGGACGTGTTCCTGCTCAACGTCCCTGTGTGCTTGGTTTCAGCAGCCCTCGTTTACATAACCTATCCAAGGGAAAAGGCCCTGCATAAAAAGTCTGCAGAGAAAATCGACTGGCTCAGTGGAATTCTTTTGCTAATCGGTGTGTTCAATCTTCTGGGCGGAGTCACGCTTTGGCCAATCCACAAAGGAATTATCGAGGTTTTGGTGGAGGAGGTACGGATTTTCGGCCTCTACTTAAGGCCATTTTTCTACATAAGCTTCCCAGCTTGGCTTATGGTTGCGTTAGGTCTTCTCAGCGTAATGCTCTATGTTTTCAGGGAGAGAAGAAAAAGCGATTCCCAAGTCATACCTTTAAAACTTTTGTCGACAAACACGCGGCTGAGGTCTGCATCTCTAGCGATACTGTTGCTGTACTCGGCCCATCATGGTGTATGGGTCGTGGTCAGCTTTTACTTGACAGCGTTAATGGGTTTGGACCCTGTGACCGCCGGCTTCGTTCTCGGGGTTCTTCCTCTGACTGTTCTCGCGGTGTCACCCATAGGCGGGCTTCTTTCAGATAAATATGGGTATTCGGCGGTGTCCACGCTTGGTTTGTTCATATGCTCCTTAGCCCTTTTCGCCTTATCTCTTGTTTCTCAGCAAAGCAGCATCATCTACGTGGCGATATCGTTAACAATCCTAGGTATTGGAATCGGGCTTTTCGCGGCACCTAACACAAACTCGGCGCTGGCATCTGTTGAACCAGAGACAAGGGCGCAAGTTAACGGCTTGATGGGTTTCATGCGTCATCTGGGCCAAACTTTGAGCATCGCGTTGTCGACAATAATACTCGACTACAGCATAGGTTACGAAAAATTCCTAGAGGGCGGAGTGATCGAGATAAACTCTTTCATCAGAGGCGTTAGTTTCAACTTCCTGTTGGGCGGAGTAATAGCGGCCATAGCAGCGGTGATCGTTCTCTGGCATGAGGTATTGGCGCGAAACAGGGGCTAG